The Paenibacillus beijingensis nucleotide sequence CTTTCGGAGGAAAATGGGCCAACAAAAATCCGATACGCGCACTGCTGATGATGTTTATTTTACAAGCCGCTGTTCTCATTCTTTTATCGTTCCTCATTCCATTTAAAGTGGCTGGACTGATTGGTGTAATATTAATGGGACTGTTCGCATTCATGAATGTACCGGGTCTCCAATTGTATGTCGTCCAGCTGGCTGAAAAATACGTTCCAACAGCAGTAGACGTTGCTTCGGCACTCAATATTGCAGCGTTCAACATCGGGATCGCAGTCGGCGCATTTATCGGCGGGGTTGTTGTCGATTCGATGGGACTCGTGCATACGGCTTGGGTCGGATCGATCATGGTTATCGTTGCGATCATTCTAACCGGCATTTCGGCCAAACTTGAACGGAATTAACCGTGATAAGAAAAAGAACCTTCATCCACTACTGTGGTTTTGAAGGTTCTTTTGCGATGAAGTTAAATGATTTTTTTTAAAGCTTCAATCATCATTTTTACATTTGGCAAGTTTCGATTCTTTGTTTTAACCGCGATATATAAATCATTCGTTACGATATAAGGCTCACATATTATTTTTACTTTATTGGTTTGCAAGGCGTTAGCCAACATGTAAGTAGGCAATAAACTTATACCGGCGCCATGCTCGATCGCAGACAAAATAATATGCAGATCTGGCAATACGTGCTGAGGTTTCATTTGAGGACGTTTTTGAAAGTTCTTCCTCCAAAACCTGCGAATAATAGGCAATTCAAGACCGTAACTAAGCCAAGCTTGTGAACATAGCCACGCTTCAAGTTGTTTCGGGTTATCGAAGTCAGGAATATCAAAGTCGTAAGGTGCCACGATTACAAACTCTTCTTCTACATAATGAACATATTCGATACCGGGCGCTGAATATTTTTGTGAGGTTACGATAATGTCGACCTTTTCTTCCGT carries:
- a CDS encoding LysR family transcriptional regulator; this encodes MANFEWYRSFISIYKHSSVSEAAKTRIMTQPAMSQHLASLEAEVGEPLFTRTSRKMVPTERGKELYSQLVPLIESLEETTLNLKAVSSPTLPIIKIGSAYEFFREKIAPSLGDFNMRVNAYYGFASYILELLTEEKVDIIVTSQKYSAPGIEYVHYVEEEFVIVAPYDFDIPDFDNPKQLEAWLCSQAWLSYGLELPIIRRFWRKNFQKRPQMKPQHVLPDLHIILSAIEHGAGISLLPTYMLANALQTNKVKIICEPYIVTNDLYIAVKTKNRNLPNVKMMIEALKKII